The Nitrospirota bacterium genome has a window encoding:
- a CDS encoding phosphoglycerate kinase, producing the protein MDKKTIEKVDLKGKRVFIRADFNVPLDENGNINDDTRIRSTLPTINYALDAGAKVILASHLGRPKGKPDAKYSLAPVALRLNRLLNKEVKFAKDCIGPDVEHLVQGMRPGDVLLLENLRFHPEEEKNDEGFSKALAAFTDVYVNDAFGTAHRAHASTYGITRFVKQSVAGFLMKKEIDYLQKTVANPVRPFVVILGGAKVSGKIGVIENFQNKADKIIVGGAMAFTFSKARGQEVGNSLVEEDMLEMAQRLRKGVRDKGVKFYLPVDFVVAESMEDGAATKIVTSQEIPKGWIGLDIGPATTRLFAEAIQDAKTIIWNGPMGMFEKDAYSRGTFAIARSVADAYATTIVGGGDTDVAVHKAGVSDSISFISTGGGASLELLEGKVLPGLAALTDDKE; encoded by the coding sequence ATGGATAAGAAAACCATCGAGAAGGTCGATCTGAAGGGCAAGCGTGTCTTCATCCGCGCGGACTTCAACGTGCCGCTTGACGAGAACGGCAATATCAACGACGACACCAGGATCCGCTCCACGCTTCCAACGATCAACTACGCGCTCGACGCGGGCGCCAAGGTGATCCTCGCGTCGCACCTCGGACGGCCCAAGGGCAAGCCAGACGCCAAATACAGCCTTGCGCCGGTCGCCCTGCGGCTGAACCGGCTTCTGAATAAAGAGGTGAAATTCGCCAAGGACTGCATCGGCCCTGATGTGGAGCATCTGGTCCAGGGCATGCGGCCCGGCGACGTGCTGCTGCTTGAAAACCTCCGGTTCCATCCCGAGGAAGAGAAGAACGACGAGGGATTCTCCAAGGCCCTCGCCGCGTTCACCGATGTCTATGTGAACGATGCCTTCGGCACCGCACACCGCGCCCATGCCTCCACCTACGGCATAACCAGGTTCGTAAAGCAGTCGGTGGCTGGTTTTCTCATGAAGAAGGAGATCGATTATCTTCAGAAGACCGTTGCCAATCCTGTGCGGCCTTTCGTGGTCATCCTCGGAGGCGCAAAGGTCTCGGGAAAGATCGGGGTGATTGAAAATTTCCAGAACAAGGCGGACAAGATCATCGTAGGCGGCGCCATGGCATTTACCTTCAGCAAGGCACGGGGCCAGGAGGTGGGCAACTCCCTGGTGGAAGAGGACATGCTCGAGATGGCACAGCGCCTCAGAAAAGGCGTTCGTGACAAGGGCGTCAAATTCTATTTGCCGGTGGATTTTGTTGTCGCAGAGAGCATGGAAGACGGGGCAGCGACGAAGATCGTAACGTCCCAGGAGATCCCCAAGGGATGGATCGGTCTCGACATCGGCCCGGCAACGACCCGGCTCTTCGCAGAGGCGATCCAGGATGCCAAGACCATCATCTGGAACGGTCCCATGGGCATGTTCGAAAAGGACGCCTACTCACGCGGGACCTTCGCGATCGCGCGCTCGGTTGCTGACGCGTACGCGACCACGATCGTGGGCGGCGGTGATACGGATGTGGCAGTGCACAAGGCAGGCGTGTCCGACAGCATCTCGTTCATTTCCACCGGCGGCGGCGCATCGCTCGAGTTGCTGGAAGGCAAGGTACTGCCGGGTCTTGCGGCCTTGACGGACGATAAGGAATAA